A part of Synechococcus sp. KORDI-49 genomic DNA contains:
- a CDS encoding U32 family peptidase, producing the protein MNIPELLAPAGDWPALRAAVASGADAVYFGVDAFNARQRAENFRIDELPSVMHWLHERQVKGCLTFNVLVFSDELERAAQLLIAAAEAGVDAVIVQDVGLCRLARRLVPQLTLHASTQMSITSAAGVAQAASLGCERVVLARELALRDLERLQRQLRDRHLAMPLEVFVHGALCVAYSGQCLTSESLGQRSANRGECAQACRLPYELVVDGVPRALEDQRYLLSPQDLAAWELLPELQRIGIASLKIEGRLKDASYVAAVTDAYRQRLDRPEPEPVQRQLELAFSRGLSTGWLEGVNHRRLVHGRWSKKRGPLIGRLLQVDRGGWLQIRSRERLRPGQGIVLEALSDDPLRPPDEVGGRVMACEQLGQERLKLRLGPGRIETRALRAGASVWLTSDPEWQSQWQRMARRPTEARPRDLSLRVVGRRGDVLRLEQPERGVVISSAMPLQSADQRPLDRARLEQQLGRLGGSGWRLRDLKVELEGDLFLPVAELNRMRRALLEALGSPVAEQPLASVPLDPAAVLSEFVPAAADGCQDEPMGLVVLVRSLNQLRALMELPDGAAPIRSVVADLDQPRQLREAVAMARGVWPEGIWLAGSRITRPDERWTLEPLIRARPDGYLVRNADQLEILTPLAPCVGDFSLNAANPLSFDWYRSHWGLKRITASYDLNLQQLLDLSAGVESSRLEVTLHQHMPLFHMEHCLFCAFLSEGHDHTDCGRPCEQHTVTLRDRSGVEHPLRADLGCRNTLFNGTAQTGVEGLPALRQAGVRHVRLELLDEGAEATRRRVLLYADALAGRLASRDVWKQERIDHQLGVTRGSLRVQGPERTSRISR; encoded by the coding sequence TTGAACATTCCTGAGCTGCTGGCGCCAGCCGGCGACTGGCCGGCTCTGCGGGCAGCGGTGGCATCTGGAGCCGATGCCGTCTACTTCGGTGTGGACGCCTTCAACGCCCGCCAGCGGGCCGAGAATTTCCGCATCGACGAGCTTCCGTCGGTGATGCACTGGCTGCACGAGCGACAGGTGAAGGGATGTCTCACCTTCAACGTGCTGGTGTTCAGCGATGAGCTCGAGCGGGCAGCTCAGCTGCTGATCGCCGCAGCGGAGGCCGGTGTGGATGCCGTGATCGTGCAGGACGTCGGCCTCTGCAGGCTGGCCCGGAGACTCGTGCCCCAGCTGACGCTGCACGCCTCCACTCAGATGTCGATCACCAGTGCCGCCGGCGTGGCTCAGGCCGCATCCCTGGGCTGCGAACGGGTGGTGCTGGCCCGGGAACTGGCGCTGAGAGACCTCGAACGCCTGCAGCGTCAGCTGCGGGATCGCCACCTGGCCATGCCACTCGAGGTCTTCGTGCACGGAGCGCTCTGCGTGGCCTACTCCGGCCAGTGCCTCACGAGTGAATCCCTGGGCCAGCGCAGTGCCAATCGCGGGGAATGCGCCCAGGCCTGTCGCCTGCCCTATGAACTCGTCGTTGACGGCGTTCCCCGTGCGCTTGAGGATCAGCGCTATCTACTCTCACCCCAGGACCTGGCGGCCTGGGAGCTGCTGCCTGAGCTGCAGCGCATCGGCATTGCCAGCCTCAAGATCGAGGGGCGTTTGAAGGACGCCAGTTACGTAGCAGCGGTGACCGATGCCTATCGGCAGCGCCTCGACCGTCCTGAGCCCGAACCCGTCCAGAGGCAGCTGGAGCTGGCCTTCTCCCGGGGGCTTTCAACAGGCTGGCTTGAGGGAGTGAACCATCGCCGGCTGGTCCATGGGCGCTGGAGCAAGAAGCGTGGACCGCTGATCGGTCGCCTGCTGCAGGTTGATCGCGGAGGCTGGCTGCAGATCCGCAGCCGGGAGCGCCTGCGACCCGGTCAGGGAATCGTCCTGGAGGCTCTGTCGGACGACCCGTTGCGACCTCCCGACGAGGTGGGAGGCCGCGTCATGGCCTGTGAACAGCTCGGACAGGAACGCCTGAAACTGCGTCTGGGTCCTGGAAGGATCGAAACCCGCGCCCTGCGCGCCGGAGCATCGGTCTGGCTGACCAGCGATCCGGAATGGCAGAGCCAGTGGCAGCGGATGGCGCGTCGACCCACCGAGGCCCGGCCCCGTGATCTGTCGCTGCGGGTGGTTGGACGCCGTGGTGACGTCCTGAGGCTCGAGCAGCCGGAGAGGGGCGTAGTCATCAGCAGTGCCATGCCCTTGCAGTCCGCGGATCAGCGCCCCCTGGACCGGGCGCGTCTTGAGCAGCAGCTCGGGCGTCTCGGCGGCAGCGGCTGGCGGTTGCGTGATCTCAAGGTCGAGCTCGAAGGCGATCTGTTCCTACCGGTGGCAGAACTGAACCGCATGCGCCGGGCCCTTCTGGAGGCTCTTGGATCACCGGTCGCTGAGCAGCCGCTTGCTTCTGTGCCTCTCGATCCTGCAGCCGTCCTCTCGGAGTTTGTCCCGGCGGCAGCAGACGGTTGCCAAGACGAGCCGATGGGTCTGGTGGTGCTCGTGAGAAGCCTGAACCAGCTTCGAGCGCTGATGGAGCTTCCCGACGGGGCAGCGCCGATCCGCTCCGTGGTGGCCGACCTCGATCAGCCACGGCAGCTCCGGGAGGCTGTGGCCATGGCCCGGGGCGTCTGGCCCGAGGGCATCTGGCTTGCCGGCAGCCGGATCACCCGGCCTGATGAGCGCTGGACCCTGGAGCCGCTGATCCGCGCTCGACCGGATGGCTATCTGGTGCGCAATGCCGATCAACTGGAGATCCTCACTCCCCTGGCACCCTGCGTCGGTGATTTCTCCCTCAATGCCGCCAATCCCCTCAGCTTCGACTGGTATCGAAGTCACTGGGGGCTGAAACGGATCACAGCCAGCTACGACCTCAATCTCCAGCAGTTGCTGGATCTGTCCGCCGGGGTGGAGTCATCGCGCCTGGAGGTGACCCTGCATCAGCACATGCCCCTGTTTCACATGGAGCACTGTCTGTTCTGCGCTTTCCTCTCCGAGGGGCACGATCACACCGACTGTGGTCGCCCCTGCGAGCAGCACACAGTGACTCTCCGTGACCGCAGTGGTGTGGAACATCCTCTGCGCGCGGATCTGGGCTGCCGCAACACCCTGTTCAACGGCACGGCTCAGACCGGTGTCGAGGGGTTGCCGGCTCTGCGTCAGGCCGGCGTGCGTCACGTCCGTCTGGAACTGCTCGACGAGGGGGCAGAGGCCACCCGAAGACGCGTCCTCCTTTACGCGGATGCCCTGGCTGGCCGGCTTGCATCGCGTGACGTCTGGAAGCAGGAGCGCATCGACCATCAACTCGGGGTCACCCGCGGCAGCTTGCGCGTGCAAGGTCCAGAACGGACCAGTCGGATCTCACGTTGA
- a CDS encoding M15 family metallopeptidase — protein sequence MSRAASARRQQRDDIPVARRSRPAPRRSRGRGLGLLLACLVVCGVSGAVVLMGPQLMARLNRTPPAPVVPGIPEPPAADGRLLGHFPYDQVSPDELIVVEPGIQLHVDAAEALDGMLRAAAAEGIDLRLLSGYRSHDLQESIFFDVASERNQTAEERAQVSAPPGYSEHSTGFAVDLGDGQAPETHLSTDFEQTRTFRWLQDNAARYHFVMSFPDGNSQGVSYEPWHWRFEGTADALRRFEAARRLARRPF from the coding sequence GTGAGTCGGGCTGCCTCTGCTCGTCGGCAACAGAGGGACGACATTCCGGTCGCGCGTCGCTCCCGTCCGGCTCCGCGTCGCTCGCGGGGCCGTGGTCTCGGGCTGCTGCTCGCCTGCCTGGTGGTGTGCGGTGTCAGTGGAGCCGTCGTGCTGATGGGGCCGCAGCTGATGGCGAGGCTGAATCGCACGCCGCCAGCGCCTGTTGTTCCGGGGATCCCCGAGCCGCCGGCAGCGGATGGTCGGTTGCTGGGCCACTTCCCCTATGACCAGGTCAGCCCGGACGAGCTGATCGTCGTCGAGCCGGGTATTCAGCTTCATGTCGATGCGGCCGAGGCTCTCGACGGCATGCTCCGGGCTGCCGCCGCCGAAGGCATTGATCTGCGGTTGCTCAGCGGCTATCGATCCCATGACCTGCAGGAATCGATCTTCTTTGATGTGGCCTCGGAGCGGAATCAGACCGCCGAGGAGCGGGCTCAGGTGTCGGCACCGCCGGGTTATTCCGAGCACAGCACCGGTTTCGCTGTGGATCTGGGAGATGGGCAAGCTCCTGAGACCCACCTCTCGACCGATTTCGAGCAGACGCGCACCTTCCGCTGGCTGCAGGACAATGCCGCCCGCTATCACTTCGTGATGTCGTTTCCGGACGGCAATTCCCAGGGTGTGAGCTACGAGCCCTGGCACTGGCGCTTCGAGGGCACGGCCGATGCACTCCGACGCTTCGAGGCAGCCCGGCGTCTCGCCCGTCGTCCGTTTTGA
- the chlP gene encoding geranylgeranyl reductase: MLRVAVVGGGPSGSCAAEVLAKAGIETWLFERKLDNAKPCGGAIPLCMVEEFDLPDDIIDRKVRNMKMISPSNREVDIRLDPLGYDDNAYIGMCRREVFDAFLRNRAADLGTTLVNGLVQKIDTGTNRQGPYTIHYADYSAGGPTGDRKTLEVDLIIGADGANSRVAKAMDAGDYNVAIAFQERIKLPAEEMTYYEDLAEMYVGTDVSPDFYAWVFPKYDHVAVGTGTMQQNQSLIKGLQKGIRERATKRLFKGEVIKVEAHPIPEHPRPRRVVGRMALVGDAAGYVTKSSGEGIYFAAKSGRMCAEAIVEISKNGSVIPTEKQIKSSYLKRWDRKYGATYAVLDILQRIFYRNDAAREAFVEMCDDKDVQKLTFDSYLYKRVVMMNPWQQIKLTLRTLGSLIRGEALAPSSYNPVPSAVGRSDGDFLAEEAAQAVKAQAKENEMENEKEKAGIS, from the coding sequence ATGTTGCGTGTTGCGGTTGTCGGCGGTGGTCCGAGCGGATCCTGTGCTGCCGAGGTGCTCGCCAAAGCTGGAATCGAGACCTGGCTGTTCGAACGCAAGCTGGATAACGCCAAGCCCTGCGGTGGAGCGATCCCCCTCTGCATGGTCGAGGAATTCGATCTGCCGGACGACATCATCGACCGCAAGGTTCGCAACATGAAGATGATCTCCCCTTCCAACCGGGAGGTGGACATCCGACTCGATCCGCTCGGTTACGACGACAACGCCTACATCGGCATGTGCCGCCGGGAGGTGTTCGACGCCTTCCTCCGCAACCGTGCCGCCGATCTCGGCACCACCCTGGTGAACGGTCTGGTGCAGAAGATCGACACCGGCACCAACCGACAGGGCCCATACACCATCCATTACGCCGACTACAGCGCTGGCGGCCCCACCGGTGACCGCAAGACCCTGGAGGTGGATCTGATCATTGGAGCCGACGGCGCCAATTCCCGGGTGGCCAAGGCCATGGACGCCGGCGATTACAACGTGGCGATCGCCTTTCAGGAGCGGATCAAGCTTCCTGCTGAGGAGATGACCTACTACGAGGATCTGGCGGAGATGTACGTCGGAACCGACGTCTCCCCCGACTTCTACGCCTGGGTGTTCCCCAAATACGACCACGTGGCCGTGGGAACCGGCACGATGCAGCAGAACCAGAGCCTGATCAAGGGTCTTCAGAAGGGAATCCGCGAGCGTGCCACCAAGCGCCTGTTCAAGGGCGAAGTGATCAAGGTGGAAGCGCATCCCATCCCGGAACATCCCCGACCCCGTCGTGTGGTGGGGCGCATGGCCCTCGTCGGTGACGCTGCCGGCTATGTCACCAAAAGCTCCGGTGAAGGGATCTATTTCGCAGCCAAGAGTGGCCGGATGTGCGCCGAAGCGATCGTGGAGATCTCCAAAAACGGCAGCGTCATCCCCACCGAGAAACAGATCAAATCCAGCTATCTCAAGCGCTGGGATCGCAAGTACGGCGCGACTTACGCCGTGCTCGACATTCTTCAGCGCATCTTCTACAGAAACGACGCCGCGCGAGAAGCGTTCGTCGAGATGTGCGACGACAAGGACGTTCAGAAGCTCACCTTCGACAGCTACCTCTACAAGCGGGTGGTGATGATGAACCCCTGGCAGCAGATCAAGCTGACGCTGCGCACTCTGGGCAGCCTGATCAGAGGAGAGGCCCTGGCTCCCTCGAGCTACAACCCCGTGCCCTCGGCGGTTGGACGTTCCGATGGAGATTTCCTTGCTGAGGAAGCTGCTCAGGCGGTGAAGGCTCAGGCCAAGGAGAACGAGATGGAAAACGAGAAGGAGAAAGCCGGGATCAGCTGA
- the glyS gene encoding glycine--tRNA ligase subunit beta: protein MTSTFLLEIGTEELPADFARLALQQLVQRVTRDLGECRLSHQGISVSGTPRRLAVRVADLQVRQDDLTEDRKGPPVAQAFVEGKPGAAAIGFARRCGVEPSELEVRETPKGPCVFATVRTPGQSSSDLLQSLIPAWIDSLQGRRFMRWGTGNQRFSRPIRWLVALLGADLIPVELEGADPRVCSDRFSRGHRLHGDAPVEISDAESYADILAALGVLVDREARAELIQSAIDSEAEAVGGVPNCPVTLFEELVDLVEDPRVLRGSIADRFLDLPPEVISTVMQAHQRYIPLDVPDVESDPLRLQAKSVLRPEFLLVSNGRAQASEQIVRGNERVLGARLADAEFFLAVDRRDSSVNRRESLHRVTFAEGLGSLRQRCERIERLAERLLEALVLPKEIAGHASRAAHLCKHDLVSQMVGEFPELQGLMGGKYLLEEGEPREVALAVVEHYLPRGAGDALPGSDAGAVVALAERLELLLSIFAKGERPSGSSDPYALRRAGNGILLILWDRGWRLDLPTFLKAAVADWVKLFPHFAIEPGPLLADLLQLLRQRIVSQLEEDGYEPDLVQAVAGEGVTDARLLGDPMDVQERIQLLRALRQQGGLAAVQAVVQRAARLAEKGNLPEDTLALPGVVDPDRFESVSEQGMFDVLKQLEPLAAERRYQALSDGLVKATPVLEAFFDGENSVMVMAEDEDLRRNRLNLLGVLRNQASVLARFESIQS from the coding sequence GTGACATCTACGTTTCTTCTCGAGATCGGCACCGAGGAGCTGCCCGCTGATTTCGCCCGGCTGGCCCTGCAGCAGCTTGTGCAGCGCGTCACCAGAGATCTGGGTGAGTGCCGCCTCAGCCATCAGGGCATCAGCGTCAGTGGCACGCCACGGCGTCTGGCTGTCCGAGTGGCCGATCTGCAAGTTCGTCAGGACGATCTGACAGAAGATCGCAAAGGTCCCCCCGTGGCCCAGGCCTTCGTGGAGGGAAAGCCCGGTGCGGCGGCGATTGGATTCGCCCGTCGCTGCGGCGTTGAACCGAGCGAACTCGAGGTGCGGGAGACCCCGAAAGGCCCCTGCGTCTTCGCCACGGTGCGAACGCCCGGTCAGAGCAGTAGCGATCTTCTCCAAAGCCTGATTCCTGCCTGGATCGATTCCCTGCAGGGGAGGCGATTCATGCGCTGGGGGACCGGTAACCAGCGCTTCAGTCGCCCGATCCGCTGGCTCGTGGCTCTTCTGGGAGCGGATCTGATCCCCGTGGAGCTGGAGGGTGCCGATCCCCGGGTGTGCAGCGATCGTTTCAGTCGTGGTCACCGGCTGCATGGCGATGCCCCGGTGGAGATCTCCGATGCCGAGAGCTATGCGGACATCCTTGCGGCTCTGGGTGTGCTGGTGGATCGCGAAGCGCGGGCCGAGCTGATCCAATCCGCCATCGACAGCGAAGCTGAGGCGGTTGGAGGGGTTCCGAACTGCCCTGTAACTCTTTTCGAGGAGCTTGTCGATCTGGTGGAGGATCCGCGCGTGCTGCGGGGATCGATCGCTGACCGCTTTCTGGATCTCCCTCCAGAGGTGATCAGCACCGTGATGCAGGCTCATCAGCGCTACATCCCCCTGGATGTCCCGGATGTCGAGAGTGATCCGCTGCGGCTGCAGGCGAAGTCGGTGTTGCGTCCAGAGTTTCTGCTGGTCAGCAACGGTCGCGCTCAGGCCTCGGAACAGATCGTCCGAGGCAATGAACGTGTGCTCGGGGCCCGTCTCGCGGATGCGGAGTTCTTTCTGGCCGTCGACCGCCGCGACTCCAGCGTCAATCGTCGGGAGTCACTCCACCGAGTCACGTTCGCCGAGGGGCTCGGGAGTCTCCGCCAACGCTGCGAACGGATCGAACGTCTGGCGGAACGTCTCCTGGAGGCTCTTGTGTTACCGAAGGAGATCGCAGGTCATGCGAGTCGCGCCGCCCACCTCTGCAAGCATGATCTCGTCAGTCAGATGGTGGGGGAGTTCCCGGAGCTTCAGGGGCTCATGGGCGGCAAATATCTGCTCGAGGAGGGGGAACCGAGGGAGGTGGCTCTTGCGGTGGTGGAGCATTACCTGCCGCGGGGAGCCGGCGATGCCCTGCCCGGCAGCGATGCCGGAGCCGTCGTGGCATTGGCGGAACGGCTTGAATTGCTGCTGAGCATCTTCGCCAAGGGAGAGCGTCCAAGCGGCTCCTCCGATCCCTACGCGTTGCGACGAGCCGGCAATGGAATTCTTCTGATCCTCTGGGACAGAGGCTGGCGCCTCGATCTGCCGACCTTCCTGAAGGCTGCCGTCGCGGACTGGGTGAAGCTGTTCCCGCATTTCGCCATCGAACCGGGCCCGCTGCTGGCGGATCTACTGCAACTGCTCAGGCAACGCATCGTCTCGCAGCTTGAAGAGGACGGCTATGAACCGGATCTGGTTCAGGCGGTGGCCGGGGAAGGGGTCACGGACGCTCGTCTCCTCGGCGACCCGATGGATGTGCAGGAAAGAATTCAGCTGCTGCGTGCGCTGCGTCAGCAAGGCGGACTGGCGGCCGTTCAGGCCGTTGTCCAGCGCGCCGCTCGCCTGGCGGAGAAGGGGAACCTCCCCGAGGACACCCTGGCCCTGCCAGGTGTGGTGGATCCGGATCGTTTCGAATCCGTCAGCGAACAGGGCATGTTCGATGTGTTGAAGCAGCTGGAACCTCTCGCCGCGGAACGGCGCTACCAGGCTCTTTCAGACGGTCTTGTGAAGGCCACGCCGGTCCTGGAAGCCTTCTTCGACGGAGAGAACAGCGTGATGGTGATGGCTGAGGATGAAGACCTGCGCAGGAACCGTCTCAACCTTCTGGGCGTGTTGCGCAACCAGGCCTCAGTGCTGGCGCGATTCGAGTCGATTCAGTCCTGA